A part of Bacillus rossius redtenbacheri isolate Brsri chromosome 1, Brsri_v3, whole genome shotgun sequence genomic DNA contains:
- the LOC134534878 gene encoding uncharacterized protein LOC134534878 encodes MTNDISDSEDHAGTGMDETGWTLASSKRAKRSHMEVSLYSALKGALDEKFTCQHRGHDEMQVNTANIAEYHRAIKALQAIGAQHSQEFAAADLPVQNCWFLENRHKREKCDALVIEVPQSCDSAKIYALREFAGMLIRVDDYKRPSGPNQCSNCQRFGHVGKGCNASPVCRWCSSPHCAPDCPQGGVADHKRCTHCKLQHCANYKGCEEYKRRGKRQPQTRMFKKNATGHKNGKGKYPQPTEDRPHQPAQDKLLAAKTAPAAPTRHTPVPAQPQAAPAPVETMAVEEAPVQPTAPPEPRN; translated from the exons ATGACGAACGACATCTCTGACAGCGAGGACCACGCAGGAACAGGCATGGACGAAACTGGCTGGACACTAGCCTCCTCAAAAAGGGCTAAGCGCTCGCACATGGAGGTGTCCT TGTACTCTGCACTGAAGGGCGCGCTCGACGAAAAATTCACGTGCCAACACCGCGGCCATGATGAGATGCAGGTCAACACTGCTAACATCGCGGAGTACCACCGAGcgattaaggcccttcaggccattggtgcTCAGCACTCG CAGGAGTTTGCCGCGGCCGACCTACCCGTCCAGAACTGCTGGTTCTTAGAGAACCGCCACAAGCGCGAAAAGTGCGACGCGCTCGTAATCGAGGTGCCGCAGTCCTGCGACAGCGCGAAAATCTATGCGCTGCGCGAATTCGCAGGAATGTTAATCCGAGTTGACGACTACAAGCGCCCCTCCGGCCCCAACCAGTGCAGTAACTGCCAGCGGTTTGGTCACGTAGGGAAGGGCTGCAATGCCAGCCCAGTTTGTAGGTGGTGCAGCAGCCCCCACTGCGCTCCCGACTGCCCACAAGGGGGAGTGGCAGACCACAAGCGGTGCACTCACTGCAAGCTGCAGCACTGCGCTAACTACAAGGGCTGCGAGGAGTACAAGAGG CGCGGGAAGAGACAGCCCCAGACCAGGATGTTCAAAAAGAATGCCACTGGCCACAAGAATGGCAAGGGCAAATACCCCCAGCCCACGGAGGACAGGCCCCACCAGCCTGCCCAGGACAAACTGCTGGCAGCCAAGACTGCCCCAGCAGCCCCGACAAGGCACACGCCCGTGCCCGCACAGCCACAGGCAGCTCCTGCGCCTGTGGAGACCATGGCGGTTGAAGAGGCCCCAGTGCAGCCAACTGCCCCGCCCGAGCCCCGCAATTAG